A genomic region of Rhizomicrobium sp. contains the following coding sequences:
- a CDS encoding multidrug efflux RND transporter permease subunit, whose product MNLSKFFIDRPIFAGVISVVIFLAGLIALTQLPISEYPEVVPPSVVVKAMFPGANPNTIADTVATPLEEQINGVEGMLYMSSQAASDGTLTLTVTFKLGTDPNLAQQMVQNRVNQALPRLPDVTRNLGVTTTKSSPDLTMLVHLISPDGRYDMLYLHNYAVLNVVDRLAKIEGVGAVQLFGSGDYAMRVWLNPEKIAERNLTADDVVNAIRQQNVQVSAGVINGPPYGSGGLLQLPINVQGRLSDPEEFKAIVIKRDAAGTITRLGDVARVEIDASQYGLRSLLDNKQAVAVPIFQAPGSNAIAISTQVRATMEELKKSFPQGLDYAIVYDPTVFVRDSITAVIHTLLEAVALVVLVVILFLQTWRASIIPLLAVPISIIGTFAFLFAFGFSINALSLFGLVLAIGIVVDDAIVVVENVERNIEAGLSPRDATLKAMSEVTGPIVAIALVLCAVFVPIAFISGLTGEFYRQFALTIAFSTVISAFNSLTLSPALAATLLKAHDAPKDGLSRGMDRVFGGFFRRFNGLFRSGSERYGAGVTGLLGRKAAALIVYAVLIGLTYVGFQIVPPGFVPVQDKQYLVGFAQLPEGATLDRTEAVIRKMSAIALAEPGVANAVSFPGLSINGFINSPSSGIVFVTLKSFGERTSSDLSGMAIAQKLQQKYAGLQNAMTAIFPPPPVQGLGSIGGFKLQVEDRTDRGDAVLSKVMQDVQTKARTDPALVGVFSNFNIGVPQLYADLDRTKAQQLGVNVQDVFDAMQTYLGSIYVDDFNRFGRTYQVIAQADAPFRSQKEDILRLKVRNTDGQMVPLGAMINISETTGPDSALKYNGFRSADLNGGAAPGFSSGQAQAAITKILNQTLPNGMTFEWTDLTYQQILSGNTALLVFPLCVLLVFLVLSAQYESLFLPLAIILIVPLCLFSAIAGVWITGGDNNIFTQIGLFVLIGLACKNAILIVEFARDLEIRGQSTVAAAIEAARLRLRPILMTSFAFIMGVVPLVLSSGAGAEMRHAMGVAVFFGMLGVTFFGLFLTPVFYVLLRTMEKRVTGTEAVHHHI is encoded by the coding sequence GTGAACTTGTCCAAATTCTTCATCGACCGGCCGATCTTCGCCGGCGTGATCTCGGTCGTCATCTTCCTGGCGGGCCTGATCGCGCTGACGCAATTGCCGATCTCGGAATATCCCGAGGTCGTGCCGCCTTCGGTGGTGGTGAAGGCGATGTTCCCCGGCGCCAATCCCAACACCATCGCCGACACGGTGGCGACTCCGCTGGAGGAGCAGATCAACGGCGTCGAAGGCATGCTCTATATGTCGTCGCAAGCGGCGTCGGATGGCACGCTGACGCTCACCGTCACCTTCAAGCTGGGCACCGATCCGAACCTGGCGCAGCAGATGGTGCAGAACCGCGTCAACCAGGCGCTGCCGCGCCTGCCCGACGTGACGCGCAATCTCGGCGTCACCACGACCAAGTCGTCGCCCGACCTCACAATGCTGGTGCATCTGATATCGCCGGACGGCCGCTACGACATGCTCTATCTGCACAATTACGCGGTGCTGAACGTCGTCGACCGGCTGGCGAAGATCGAGGGCGTCGGCGCCGTGCAGCTTTTCGGCTCGGGCGATTACGCCATGCGGGTGTGGCTCAATCCCGAAAAGATCGCCGAGCGCAACCTGACCGCCGATGATGTCGTCAATGCCATCCGCCAGCAGAACGTCCAGGTCTCCGCCGGCGTGATCAACGGGCCGCCCTATGGCTCGGGGGGCCTGCTGCAGCTTCCGATCAACGTGCAGGGCCGCCTGTCCGACCCCGAAGAGTTCAAGGCCATCGTCATCAAGCGCGATGCCGCCGGCACGATCACGCGGCTGGGCGACGTGGCGCGGGTCGAGATCGACGCCTCGCAATACGGCCTGCGCTCGCTGCTCGACAACAAGCAGGCGGTGGCGGTGCCGATCTTCCAGGCGCCGGGCTCCAACGCCATCGCGATCTCCACCCAGGTCCGCGCCACGATGGAGGAGCTCAAGAAGAGTTTCCCGCAAGGGCTCGACTACGCGATCGTCTACGACCCGACCGTGTTCGTGCGCGATTCCATCACGGCGGTGATCCACACCCTGCTCGAGGCGGTGGCGCTGGTCGTGCTGGTGGTGATCCTGTTCCTGCAGACCTGGCGCGCCTCCATCATCCCGCTGCTCGCCGTGCCGATCTCCATCATCGGCACCTTCGCCTTCCTGTTCGCCTTCGGCTTTTCCATCAACGCGCTGTCGCTGTTTGGCCTTGTGCTCGCCATCGGCATCGTGGTCGACGACGCCATCGTCGTGGTCGAGAACGTCGAGCGCAACATCGAGGCCGGCCTGTCGCCGCGCGACGCCACGCTGAAGGCGATGTCGGAGGTCACCGGCCCGATCGTCGCCATCGCGCTGGTGCTGTGCGCGGTGTTCGTGCCCATCGCCTTCATCAGCGGATTGACCGGCGAGTTCTATCGCCAGTTCGCCCTCACCATCGCGTTCTCGACCGTGATCTCCGCGTTCAACTCGCTCACCCTGTCGCCGGCGCTGGCCGCGACGCTGCTGAAAGCACACGATGCGCCAAAGGACGGCCTGTCGCGCGGCATGGACCGCGTGTTCGGCGGCTTCTTCCGCCGCTTTAATGGGTTGTTCCGCTCGGGCTCGGAGCGCTACGGCGCGGGCGTCACCGGCCTGCTCGGCCGCAAGGCGGCCGCTCTTATAGTGTATGCCGTGCTGATCGGCCTGACCTATGTCGGCTTCCAGATCGTGCCGCCGGGCTTCGTGCCGGTGCAGGACAAGCAATATCTCGTCGGCTTCGCGCAATTGCCGGAAGGCGCCACGCTCGACCGCACCGAGGCGGTGATCCGCAAGATGTCGGCCATCGCGCTGGCCGAGCCCGGCGTCGCCAACGCGGTGTCTTTTCCCGGCCTGTCGATCAACGGCTTCATCAACAGCCCATCCTCCGGCATCGTGTTCGTGACGCTGAAGTCGTTCGGCGAACGCACGTCGTCGGACCTCTCCGGCATGGCGATCGCGCAGAAGCTGCAGCAGAAATATGCCGGCCTCCAGAACGCCATGACCGCGATCTTCCCGCCGCCGCCGGTCCAGGGCCTCGGCTCGATCGGCGGTTTCAAGCTGCAGGTCGAGGACCGCACCGACCGCGGCGACGCGGTGCTGTCCAAGGTGATGCAGGACGTGCAGACCAAGGCGCGCACCGATCCGGCGCTGGTTGGGGTGTTCTCCAACTTCAACATCGGCGTGCCGCAGCTTTACGCCGATCTCGACCGCACCAAGGCGCAGCAGCTCGGCGTCAACGTGCAGGACGTGTTCGACGCGATGCAGACCTATCTGGGCTCGATCTATGTCGACGACTTCAATCGCTTCGGCCGCACCTATCAGGTGATCGCCCAGGCCGACGCGCCGTTCCGCTCGCAGAAGGAGGACATCCTGCGCCTGAAGGTGCGCAACACCGACGGCCAGATGGTGCCGCTCGGCGCCATGATCAATATCAGCGAGACCACCGGCCCCGACAGCGCGCTCAAATACAACGGCTTCCGCTCCGCCGATCTCAACGGCGGCGCGGCGCCCGGCTTTTCCTCCGGCCAGGCGCAGGCCGCGATCACCAAGATCCTGAACCAGACCCTGCCCAACGGCATGACGTTCGAATGGACCGACCTGACCTATCAGCAGATCCTTTCGGGAAACACGGCGCTGCTGGTCTTCCCGCTCTGCGTGCTGCTCGTGTTCCTGGTGCTGTCGGCGCAGTATGAGAGCCTGTTCCTGCCGCTCGCCATCATCCTGATCGTGCCGCTCTGCCTGTTCTCGGCCATCGCGGGGGTGTGGATCACCGGCGGCGACAACAACATCTTTACCCAGATCGGATTGTTCGTCCTGATCGGGCTCGCCTGCAAGAACGCCATCCTGATCGTGGAGTTCGCGCGCGACCTGGAGATCCGCGGCCAGTCGACCGTCGCCGCCGCCATCGAGGCGGCCCGCCTCAGGCTGCGCCCGATCCTGATGACGAGCTTCGCCTTCATCATGGGCGTGGTGCCGCTGGTGCTGTCGTCCGGCGCCGGCGCCGAGATGCGCCACGCCATGGGCGTCGCGGTGTTCTTCGGCATGCTGGGCGTGACCTTCTTCGGCCTGTTCCTGACGCCGGTGTTCTACGTCCTGCTGCGGACGATGGAGAAACGCGTCACCGGCACCGAGGCGGTGCACCACCACATCTGA
- a CDS encoding arylsulfatase, with amino-acid sequence MPRRPNFLVIVADDLGFSDLGAFGGEIATPHLDALALAGLRFTDFHTAPACSPTRAMLLTGTDHHIAGLGTLDEVASRTQRGKPGYEGYLNDRVVTVTELLRDSGYRTFMSGKWHLGMTLETSPHARGFERSFALLPGAANHYASSPKAGTGFPRQDTIYTEDDKFVGLPEDFYTSDGFTDKLISYLDERPKDGAPFFAYLAFSAPHWPLQAPDELIAKYRGRYDAGPDALRAARLKRLIELGLCAPDIVPHPVVARSKPWDEMNTEERAVSARTMEVYAAMVERIDWNVGRLIEHLKARGDFDDTVILFLSDNGAEGALIEAVPVFGPYLMEFIAQHYDNRLENIGRPNSYVWYGPRWAQAATAPSRLYKTHTSEGGIRVVAFLTGAPFTRQAAISETFATAMDVAPTLLELAGVEHPGTHWQGRDVVEMRGRSLAPYLRGEADIVHTDAVATGWELFGRCAIRRGDWKALLLPPPDGPGHWQLYNLAHDPGETADLAEAEPERLAGLVADWDRYVAETGVLIVNVAT; translated from the coding sequence ATGCCGCGGCGGCCGAATTTTCTCGTGATCGTCGCGGACGATCTTGGGTTTTCCGATCTGGGCGCGTTCGGCGGCGAGATCGCGACGCCGCATCTCGACGCGCTGGCGCTGGCCGGGCTGCGCTTCACCGATTTCCACACCGCGCCGGCCTGCTCGCCGACCCGCGCCATGCTGCTGACCGGCACCGATCATCACATCGCGGGCCTGGGCACGCTGGACGAGGTCGCCAGCCGCACGCAGCGCGGCAAGCCGGGCTATGAGGGCTATCTCAACGACCGCGTGGTGACGGTGACGGAGCTGCTGCGCGACAGCGGCTATCGCACCTTCATGTCGGGCAAATGGCATCTGGGCATGACGCTGGAAACCTCGCCGCATGCGCGCGGCTTCGAGCGCTCCTTCGCGCTGCTGCCCGGCGCGGCCAATCACTATGCGTCGTCGCCGAAGGCCGGCACGGGTTTCCCGCGCCAGGACACGATCTACACCGAGGACGACAAATTCGTCGGCCTGCCCGAGGATTTCTACACATCGGACGGTTTCACCGACAAGCTGATCTCCTATCTCGATGAGCGGCCGAAGGACGGCGCGCCGTTCTTCGCCTATCTCGCCTTCTCCGCGCCGCACTGGCCGCTGCAGGCGCCGGACGAGCTGATCGCCAAATATCGCGGCCGCTACGATGCCGGGCCGGACGCGCTGCGCGCCGCGCGGCTGAAGCGGCTGATCGAGCTCGGCCTGTGCGCGCCGGATATCGTGCCGCATCCGGTCGTCGCCCGCTCCAAGCCGTGGGACGAGATGAACACCGAAGAGCGCGCGGTCTCCGCCCGCACGATGGAAGTCTATGCCGCGATGGTGGAGCGCATCGACTGGAATGTCGGGCGCCTCATCGAACATCTGAAGGCGCGCGGCGATTTCGACGACACGGTGATCCTGTTCCTGTCGGACAACGGCGCCGAGGGCGCGCTGATCGAGGCGGTGCCGGTGTTCGGGCCCTATCTCATGGAATTCATCGCCCAGCATTACGACAACCGGCTGGAGAATATCGGCCGGCCGAACTCCTATGTCTGGTACGGCCCGCGCTGGGCGCAGGCGGCGACGGCGCCGTCGCGGCTCTACAAGACGCATACTTCCGAAGGCGGCATCCGCGTCGTGGCCTTCCTGACGGGAGCGCCCTTCACGCGGCAGGCGGCGATCAGCGAGACCTTCGCCACCGCGATGGACGTCGCGCCGACCCTGCTGGAACTGGCGGGCGTCGAGCATCCCGGCACGCACTGGCAGGGGCGCGATGTGGTGGAGATGCGCGGGCGCTCGCTGGCGCCTTACCTGCGCGGCGAGGCGGACATCGTGCACACCGACGCGGTGGCGACGGGATGGGAGCTGTTCGGGCGCTGCGCGATCCGCCGCGGCGACTGGAAGGCGCTGCTGTTGCCGCCGCCGGACGGGCCCGGACATTGGCAGCTCTACAATCTGGCGCACGATCCCGGCGAGACCGCCGATTTGGCCGAGGCCGAGCCGGAGCGGCTGGCGGGACTGGTCGCCGACTGGGATCGCTATGTGGCGGAAACCGGCGTCTTGATCGTCAACGTCGCGACCTGA
- a CDS encoding efflux RND transporter periplasmic adaptor subunit, protein MSHIADLVRTDKFVGTPLVSKPLSFLRKRPVLAGLAVALLLGAAAMASEGGSAPAAAPPPAVVTVASVQPQSVRVWSDFSGRLAAVNSADIRPEVSGRITEIRFKDGQVVHKGDILLVIDPRPYEAAVAKAEADLASANSNDHLAKVQLERAQRLMAANAVARDLYDQRDNAAGVGAANIKSAQAALAQARLDVEHAYVKAPIDGRVSRAEITVGNLVQAGANAPLLTSIVASDSIYADFEVDEQTYLRSIHQNASTAGQEQRLPVQLTIQGDDRVYSGNIESFDNKIDVSSGTIRARARFANTDGALVPGMFVTVRLGDATNRKVLLVPEDAVQNDQSKRYVYVVGTDHKADFREIELGRTVGGRRIVTAGLHAGDRIIVDGLQRVLPGAVVDPRQQVAAR, encoded by the coding sequence GCCCTTGTCTTTCCTGAGGAAACGCCCGGTTCTCGCGGGTCTGGCGGTGGCCCTTCTGCTGGGTGCCGCGGCCATGGCGAGCGAAGGCGGCTCGGCGCCGGCCGCCGCGCCGCCCCCGGCCGTCGTGACGGTTGCGTCGGTCCAGCCGCAGAGCGTGCGGGTGTGGTCCGACTTTTCCGGCCGCCTGGCGGCGGTCAATTCCGCCGATATCCGCCCGGAGGTCAGCGGCCGCATCACCGAAATCCGCTTCAAGGACGGCCAGGTGGTCCACAAGGGCGATATCCTTCTGGTCATCGATCCGCGTCCCTATGAAGCGGCGGTGGCGAAGGCCGAGGCCGATCTCGCCAGCGCCAACAGCAACGACCATCTGGCCAAGGTCCAGCTCGAGCGCGCCCAGCGCCTGATGGCCGCGAACGCGGTGGCGCGCGACCTTTACGATCAGCGCGACAACGCCGCCGGCGTCGGCGCCGCGAATATCAAGTCGGCGCAGGCGGCCCTGGCGCAGGCCCGGCTCGATGTCGAGCATGCTTATGTCAAGGCGCCGATCGACGGCCGGGTCAGCCGCGCCGAGATCACCGTCGGCAATCTGGTGCAGGCGGGCGCGAACGCCCCGCTCTTGACCAGCATCGTCGCCAGCGACAGCATCTATGCCGACTTCGAGGTCGACGAGCAGACCTATCTGCGCTCGATCCACCAGAATGCCTCGACGGCGGGGCAGGAGCAGCGCCTTCCGGTCCAGCTCACCATCCAGGGCGACGACCGCGTCTATAGCGGCAATATCGAAAGCTTCGACAACAAGATCGACGTTTCCAGCGGCACGATCCGCGCTCGCGCCCGCTTCGCCAACACCGACGGCGCGCTGGTTCCGGGCATGTTCGTCACCGTCCGGCTGGGCGATGCGACCAACCGCAAGGTCCTGCTGGTGCCGGAAGACGCCGTCCAGAACGACCAGTCCAAGCGCTATGTCTATGTCGTCGGCACCGACCACAAGGCGGATTTCCGCGAGATCGAACTGGGACGGACGGTGGGCGGCCGCCGCATCGTGACCGCCGGATTGCACGCCGGCGACCGCATCATCGTCGACGGGCTGCAGCGCGTGCTGCCGGGCGCCGTGGTCGATCCCCGTCAGCAGGTGGCGGCGCGCTGA